One Neodiprion pinetum isolate iyNeoPine1 chromosome 1, iyNeoPine1.2, whole genome shotgun sequence genomic window carries:
- the Rme-8 gene encoding dnaJ homolog subfamily C member 13 isoform X2: MMPIKDNQDVACFLVTKHSWKGKYKRVFSIGSMGITTYNPGNLEVTNKWAYSDFISLQPTNKSQTGLYEFSITMRKERKVDTMRFSSEYRLQLLTEALKFRNQFAEKPKEILRYQAYKHHWSDTRLPVVLEVTPFSLDQLDPATNMLLASYCYKDFEGLATMKDYPGGFVIVCGGFGRLHLFASHQIEEIKKKMLESALNNLGINIKVLKEQIILDDFLTQRLGKFSGDEHITSVSEFTVHKLSSRHPDPQRRTLCLSDTCLVERDPQTYSICTLRPLSDIFTLVRDNSNPQLFTIQYLNGQMRSYTTTDRDSLLASLLDGVRASGNRDVHVKMYPISRGKRLGPLNLPVDEEVETSHVKFLQQPPGNKSFSEMLERFNANAPYNGLHYSTSQDGLFTENKDKVILGALNALVSKELETNSEVEAQFHALRRLVASKVGFTAFTTLPGFREAIGNKVVKALKRQDCGVTQAAMDCICALMQPMHEDCDLRQEQLNKSSLLSSTKFLDSLLDMWISHVNHGTGALVVSAMLDFLTFALCVPYSETTDGKHFDNLLEMVAARGRSLFRLFQHPSLAVVKGAGLVMRAIIEEGAPEIAAKMQELALAEGALPRHLLNSLFTLGSDGRLLTHRQLCRHLVGLWVTGHPTAMGLLKRIMPVGLLNYLDSEETVPDSFLEEERLNNRDNLKIAIDHASKNRKSPQWIAIERQMRVLERHVENALQHWGARVGIERREKIKERPIVLRKRRERIKSEANWKLFYYKFNQDHALPNLIWNHKTREELRTALENEIRAFSSDKDLSGGTLIAWNHREFEVQYHSLSDEVKIGDYYLRLLLEKEDSPDSPIRKSYEFFNDLYHRFLLTTKIEMKCLCLQAMTIVYGRYFEDIGPFSDTKYIVGMLERCSDRMERDRLVMFINKLILHRRNVKDIMDQNGVRTLVDLLTLAHLHTSRAVVPTQTNVLEAGPDQERVMEKEWYYNDGDQRKGPICITELKKLYAAGKINNKTKVWAQGLDGWRMVMQVPQLKWTLVAKGSPVINESELATLVLNILIKMCEYFPSRDADDAIIRPLPRVKRLLSDPQCMPHVVQLLLTFDPVLVERVSTLLCEVMKDNPDVSKIYLTGIFFFILMYTGSNVLPVARFLQLTHTKQAFRGDENTASDIMQRSILGQLLPDAMVSYLENHGAEKFAQIFLGDFDTPEAIWNAEMRRMLIEKVAAHIADFSPRLRSHTLARYQYIPIPAIRYPQLENELFCQIFYLRHLCDTNKFPQWPIPDPVRLLKDVLDAWKKEVEKKPPVMTVDDAYRVLGLAGGKQHNEATVRKSYYKLAQMYHPDKNPDGRDKFEAVNQAYEFLCSRSCWTADGPNPDNIVLILRTQSILFHRYADELQPYKYAGYPQLIKTIKFETNDDQLFSKSAPLLAAASELAYHTVHCSALNAEELRREGGLEVMLEAYSRCVSVLNNSSKPNDVAVQVCTHITRCFAVAGLFRGCREKMVELPQLVRDLCRLLYFKHLTKLCSVATECVSSLATDSVLQMQLLQSGALWHLLLFMFNYDYTLEEGGVKRSQDENRQEVANNLAKLAVRACARLGGYMTGDNETPVNPVTVAALESTLTLYLARQLGKEKPEEILKILNSNCSNPYLIWDNGTRAELNEYLESKRQERLSGNGDFEHDFTEFKYTAHSSELIIGEIFVKIYNEQPTFPIENPKGFTIDLLDFLSKSAAYLASVGSVALLKKDQEKLRHIVISLDALKNVIKNNPGVEMQCIGHFKLLFGLLSCNSFKPIQKGALEVINNVTKNQECVNDIAANEVVVHLLLCLHSLTECQLLTLETLYALMSTTKIVKDALTKGAVVYILDLFCNSNNTQIREAAADLLAKMSSDKLAGPKVKLDLSKFLPRLFSEAIRDAPKQCVHMFESRHENPELIWDDDSKNRVSRIVSEMKEEHYAAQRVNPNTNLKLPEMQTNIDIGTNEPVVAGVYLRLFIASPTWALRKPKEFLSELMDTTLILMSKEKTDTDLLELAAQALVCLLQAQPALADQVPSLGHIPKLCRQMSVPNSQPAVYKAAILILHQLAASEICITSICQTECISPLKYAMQSRKDMIAIACEALNRLFSTNEDRLVKQALEAQMVPYLLTLLEGRLDTIDNPGTTKAQIVKALKAMTRSLLLGEKITAILDKSSVWAEYKDQMHDLFISNTPTAGYLTAGVPVSAGYLTAGPSATLPTGPPPVDKEDNVINRNDNI; the protein is encoded by the exons ATGATGCCGATAAAGGATAATCAAGATGTGGCTTGTTTTCTTGTCACTAAACACTCGTGGAAGGGAAA GTACAAACGTGTTTTTTCTATCGGATCCATGGGTATTACAACATATAATCCCGGCAATCTCGAGGTTACTAATAAGTGGGCATATTCAGATTTTATCAGCCTACAGCCGACAAATAAAAGTCAGACTGGCCTGTATGAGTTTAGTATCACGATGCGCAAGGAACGAAAAGTAGATACTATGAGATTCAGCTCTGAGTACAGGTTACAACTTTTGACTGAGGCtttgaaattcagaaatcAATTTGCAGAAAAACCAAAGGAGATTTTG agaTACCAAGCTTATAAGCATCATTGGTCGGATACGAGATTGCCCGTGGTCCTTGAGGTGACACCATTTAGTCTTGACCAGTTGGATCCTGCCACAAACATGTTATTGGCTAGCTATTGTTACAAGGATTTTGAAGGCCTTGCTACAATGAAAGACTACCCAGGTGGCTTTGTGATAGTATGTGGGGGCTTTGGACGTCTGCACCTATTTGCCTCGCATCAAATTgaagagataaagaaaaaaatgctgGAATCGGCACTAAATAACTTGGGAATCAATATAAAAGTATTGAAAGAACAAATAATCCTCGACGATTTTCTCACTCAAAGACTGGGAAAGTTCAGTGGCGATGAGCACATAACCAGTGTATCAGAGTTCACTGTTCACAAGCTGTCATCCAGGCACCCGGATCCTCAACGAAGAACATTATGCCTTTCAGATACTTGCCTTGTTGAAAGAGACCCTCAGACGTATAGCATTTGCACCCTCAGACCATTGTCTGATATTTTTACTCTGGTTCGAGATAATTCAAATCCGCAATTGTTCACGATACAGTACCTGAATGGTCAAATGCGGAGTTACACAACCACTGACAGGGATTCTTTACTCGCTTCTTTACTAGATGGTGTTAGGGCATCTGGGAACAGAGATGTTCATGTTAAAATGTATCCTATATCTCGTGGCAAGAGACTCGGTCCATTGAACCTGCCTGTCGATGAAGAAGTCGAGACTTCtcatgtaaaatttttgcaacaaccACCCGGGAATAAATCATTCTCCGAGATGTTGGAAAGATTCAATGCAAACGCTCCATACAACGGGCTACACTATTCCACCTCCCAAGAT GGCCTATTTACCGAGAACAAAGACAAGGTAATTCTCGGCGCCCTGAATGCTTTAGTGAGCAAGGAACTGGAAACTAATAGCGAAGTCGAGGCGCAGTTTCATGCCCTAAGAAGGCTAGTTGCAAGCAAAGTTGGTTTCACAGCGTTCACAACGTTGCCAGGCTTTAGAGAAGCCATTGGGAATAAAGTTGTCAAAGCATTGAAGCGACAAGATTGTGGAGTGACGCAAGCTGCAATGGATTGTATTTGTGCTCTCATGCAGCCCATGCACGAAGACTGTGACTTAAGACAAGAACAATTGAACAAAAGCAGTCTACTCAGTAGTACCAAGTTCCTTGACAGTCTTCTAGATATGTGGATCAGTCACGTT aatCATGGCACAGGAGCTCTTGTGGTTTCTGCCATGTTGGATTTCCTAACATTCGCGCTCTGTGTACCATACAGCGAAACAACAGATGGCAAACACTTTGATAATTTACTGGAAATGGTCGCTGCTAGGGGTAGATCGTTGTTTCGACTGTTTCAACATCCTTCGTTAGCAGTTGTCAAAGGAGCAGGGCTCGTGATGCGGGCTATAATTGAGGAAGGAGCACCAGAAATTGCAGCaaaaatgcaagaattggCACTAGCCGAGGGCGCTTTGCCGAGACATCTGTTGAATAGCTTATTCACTCTAGGCAGTGATGGCAGACTTTTGACACATCGACAATTGTGCCGACATTTGGTGGGCTTGTGGGTCACCGGACACCCTACTGCGATGGGGTTACTAAAGAGAATAATG CCAGTTGGTTTGCTGAATTATCTGGATTCAGAGGAGACAGTGCCGGATTCTTTTCTGGAAGAAGAACGATTGAATAATcgtgataatttaaaaattgcgaTCGATCATGCctcgaaaaacagaaaaagtcCACAATGGATAGCCATTGAGCGTCAAATGCGAGTACTTGAAAGGCATGTGGAAAACGCCCTTCAACACTGGGGTGCTAGAGTGGGTATCGAGcggcgtgaaaaaattaaagaacgACCGATTGTGCTGAGAAAGCGTAGAGAACGGATTAAGTCCGAAGCAAATTGGAAgctattttattacaaatttaatcAAGATCATGCGCTGCCGAATTTAATCTGGAACCACAAAACACGAGAGGAGTTGAGAACCGCTTTGGAAAACGAAATAAGAGCTTTTAGCTCTGACAAGGATTTGTCGGGTGGCACTTTGATAGCCTGGAATCACAGAGAATTCGAAGTACAGTATCATTCTTTGTCCGACGAAGTGAAAATTGGTGATTATTATCTCCGACTGCTATTAGAGAAGGAAGACAGTCCTGATAGCCCTATAAGGAAGTC gtatgaatttttcaacgactTGTATCATAGATTCCTGTTGactacaaaaattgaaatgaagtGCCTTTGCCTGCAAGCAATGACTATCGTGTACGGTCGATATTTTGAAGACATTGGCCCTTTTTCCGACACTAAGTACATAGTTGGTATGCTTGAACGGTGTTCAGATAGGATGGAGCGTGATCGGTTAGTTATGTTTATAAATAAGCTGATACTACATCGGAGAAATGTTAAAGATATTATGGATCAAAATGGCGTTAGAACTCTGGTCGATCTCTTGACATTGGCTCACTTGCACACGTCGCGTGCTGTTGTTCCGACTCAGACGAATGTCCTAGAGGCAGGACCAGATCAAGAAAGGGTCATGGAGAAAGAATGGTACTACAATGACGGAGACCAGCGAAAAGGTCCAATTTGCATCActgaattgaagaaattatatGCAGCTGGTAAAATTAACAACAAAACTAAGGTCTGGGCACAGGGGTTAGATGGTTGGCGAATGGTGATGCAAGTTCCTCAGTTGAAGTGGACTTTAGTTGCCAAAGGCAGTCCAGTAATAAATGAAAGCGAATTGGCAACCCTAGTTTTGAATATTCTCATCAAAATGTGCGAATACTTTCCAAGTCGAGATGCTGATGATGCTATAATTCGGCCACTGCCTCGCGTTAAAAGGCTACTTTCCGATCCTCAGTGTATGCCACATGTAGTTCAGTTACTCTTGACTTTCGATCCAGTCTTAGTAGAGAGAGTATCGACTTTGCTATGCGAAGTGATGAAGGATAATCCAGACGTGTCAAAAATCTATCTAACGGGaatctttttcttcatattgatgtatactGGGTCCAACGTTCTACCGGTTGCAAGATTTTTGCAGCTGACGCACACCAAACAGGCGTTTAGGGGTGATGAA AACACAGCATCTGACATAATGCAGAGGAGTATATTGGGCCAGCTTTTGCCAGATGCTATGGTTAGCTACCTTGAGAATCACGGAGCAGAAAAGTTTGCACAGATATTTTTGGGTGACTTTGACACACCAGAAGCCATCTGGAATGCTGAAATGCGCAGGATGTTAATAGAAAAAGTGGCTGCGCATATAGCAGACTTCTCGCCTAGGCTACGAAGCCACACACTGGCTCGCTACCAATACATCCCTATACCAGCTATAAGATATCCTCAGCTTGAGAATGAACTGTTCTGTCAAATATTTTACCTCAGGCATCTTTGTGATACAAACAAATTTCCCCAGTGGCCGATACCTGACCCT GTAAGGTTGCTGAAAGATGTGTTGGATGCATGGAAAAAGGAGGTGGAAAAAAAGCCACCGGTGATGACAGTGGACGATGCCTACAGAGTTTTGGGATTAGCCGGTGGGAAACAGCACAATGAAGCTACTGTGCGAAAGTCTTATTATAAACTAGCACAAATGTATCATCCAGATAAAAATCCTGATGGCAGG GATAAATTCGAAGCTGTTAACCAAGCATACGAATTCCTGTGTAGCCGTAGCTGTTGGACCGCGGATGGTCCAAACCCGGATAACATTGTTCTCATCCTTCGAACGCAGAGTATTCTGTTCCATCGATACGCCGATGAGCTTCAGCCGTACAAATACGCGGGTTACCCACAACTGATTAAGACAATAAAGTTTGAGACCAATGATGATCAATTGTTCTCAAAGTCTGCACCTCTCCTGGCCGCAGCAAGCGAACTTGCCTATCATACCGTTCACTGTTCTGCTTTAAATGCCGAAGAATTGAGGAGAGAAGGTGGCCTGGAAGTTATGTTAGAAGCATATTCAAGATGCGTTTCAGTCTTAAATAACTCAAGTAAACCCAATGACGTCGCTGTTCAAGTTTGTACACATATCACAAGATGCTTTGCTGTTGCCGGGTTGTTCAGAGGGTGTAGAGAAAAGATGGTCGAGTTGCCTCAATTGGTCAGGGATCTCTGCAGGCTCTTATATTTCAAG CATTTAACGAAACTCTGCTCTGTGGCAACGGAGTGTGTATCATCCTTAGCAACCGATAGCGTGCTCCAGATGCAGTTGCTGCAGTCGGGAGCACTGTGGCATTTGCTCCTCTTCATGTTCAACTACGATTACACGTTGGAGGAAGGTGGCGTGAAAAGAAGTCAGGATGAAAATCGGCAAGAAGTTGCAAACAACTTGGCTAAGCTTGCGGTGAGGGCATGTGCTAGGCTGGGTGGCTATATGACTGGCGATAATGAAACACCAGTTAATCCCGTTACTGTGGCTGCGCTGGAAAGCACCCTCACCCTGTATCTGGCCCGTCAGCTTGGCAAGGAAAAACCTGAAGAAATCCTGAAAATTCTCAATTCAAATTGCTCAAATCCGTATTTGATATGGGACAACGGTACCAGGGCAGAACTAAATGAGTACTTAGAATCAAAGCGGCAAGAAAGACTGAGTGGCAATGGAGACTTTGAACATGATTTCACTGAGTTTAAATATACGGCGCATAGCAGTGAACTTATAATTGGGGAAATCtttgttaaaatttataatgaacAGCCAACGTTCCCAATTGAG aatccgaaGGGTTTTACAATAGACCTCCTCGACTTTCTCTCCAAGTCTGCTGCTTATTTAGCTTCTGTCGGAAGTGTTGCATTGTTAAAGAAGGATCAGGAAAAATTGAGGCATATCGTAATATCCCTTGACGCTctaaaaaatgtgataaaaaataatcccgGTGTAGAAATGCAGTGCATTGGTCACTTCAAGTTACTTTTTGGACTGTTGAGTTGCAACAGCTTCAAGCCAATCCAAAAGGGAGCTCTGGAAGTTATTAATAATGTCACTAAAAATCAAGAGTGCGTCAACGATATTGCCGCTAATGAGGTAGTGGTGCATTTACTTTTGTGCCTGCACAGTTTGACCGAGTGCCAGCTTCTGACCTTGGAAACATTGTACGCCTTGATGAGTACTACGAAAATAGTAAAAGATGCTTTGACCAAAG GTGCTGTTGTGTACATTCTTGATTTATTTTGCAACTCCAACAATACCCAAATACGTGAAGCCGCTGCCGATTTACTGGCTAAAATGTCTTCCGACAAGTTAGCTGGGCCAAAAGTAAAGCTTGATTTATCGAAATTCTTGCCACGGTTGTTCAGCGAGGCAATCCGAGATGCGCCTAAGCAATGTGTACATATGTTCGAATCTAGACATGAGAATCCAGAGTTAATTTGGGATGACGACTCAAAGAACAGAGTTTCCAGAATTGTTTCCGAGATGAAAGAAGA ACACTATGCAGCCCAGAGAGTGAATCCAAATACAAATCTGAAGTTGCCTGAAATGCAGACTAACATAGATATCGGAACTAATGAACCTGTGGTAGCTGGAGTTTACCTCAGATTATTTATAGCCAGTCCTACATGGGCCCTCAGAAAACCTAAAGAGTTTTTGAGCGAGCTGATGGATACGACATTGATTCTAATGTCAAAGGAAAAAACTGAC ACCGATTTGCTAGAGTTAGCTGCGCAAGCTTTGGTGTGCTTGTTGCAAGCTCAGCCAGCGTTGGCTGATCAGGTACCATCTCTAGGCCATATACCAAAGTTATGTCGACAAATGTCTGTTCCCAATAGTCAACCGGCCGTCTACAAAGCTGCCATATTAATATTGCACCAATTAGCCGCTAGTGAG ataTGTATAACATCAATATGTCAGACAGAGTGTATAAGTCCTCTAAAGTATGCAATGCAATCGAGGAAAGACATGATAGCCATAGCTTGCGAGGCATTAAACAGATTATTCTCAACGAACGAGGACAGGCTTGTGAAGCAG GCATTAGAAGCACAGATGGTCCCGTACCTTTTGACACTTTTGGAGGGTAGATTAGACACCATTGATAATCCTGGCACGACAAAGGCTCAAATAGTGAAGGCCTTGAAAGCAATGACACGGAGTCTGTTGCTGGGTGAAAAAATcacagcgatattagacaaATCCTCTGTTTGGGCAGAGTACAAAGACCAGATGCACGATTTGTTTATATCCAACACACCCACTGCGGGTTATTTGACTG CTGGTGTACCGGTGTCTGCGGGTTATCTAACTGCAGGACCAAGTGCCACACTTCCCACAGGACCCCCACCAGTCGACAAAGAAGACAATGTGATTAATAGGAACGATAACATTTGA